From Triticum aestivum cultivar Chinese Spring chromosome 7B, IWGSC CS RefSeq v2.1, whole genome shotgun sequence:
GTTTTTAAATACGGTGCACCGTGCCTAACCACTAGATTGATTACATCGCGAAACTTTTATGAGCAACTGTACCCGCACTATTTCCTAAACACACATTTTAGAAAAAACATGATTCTtattcaaaaaaatcatgaattacGAAAAAGTTTATTTATTCAAAAAAGATCACAAATTAGGAAAAAATCAGTTATTCAAACAAGTTAaagattttttaaaaagttcatcagttTTAAAAAgtccaaaaaattgaaaaaagatcatacattttgaaaaagttcatcaattttgaaataaAGTTCATCGATCTTCAAAACAAGTTCAcacatttgaaaaaaagttcatcaaacttgaaAAATAGTCATCAAACTTgacaaaaagttcattgatttgaaaaatgttcatcgatttgaaaaaataaaaaaatcatcgATTTAAAATAAAGTTCACGGATTTGGAGAAAAacattcagaaatttgaaaacaaAAATTCACTCACTTCGCAGAAAagtagaaagaaagaaaaaaatgaaatgaaatgcgAAAATCCGCATCTAAGCCCAGGCTCAGATGCTCCCGctaagaaaaaaattcaaaacaaatactagaaaaattcaaaaaaaaacattttttgtgTGTAGTAGATAATGTGTTGCGTGAGGTCCGCTgcaaattgcaactcatttggacatttgagcagctctcggcaaaaaagacaaatcaggtcAAAACAGTTCATGAACAATAAACTTTTTTACAGACctcaattttgtcttttttgccgagagatgctcaaatatccaaatgagttgaattttgcagcgaacctcacgcatcaaattatctaccatacaaaaaaaattggaactttttgaattttctagtatttgttttgatttttttcatcggcgcgggtgcagctgagcccgggAGCCAAATTGGCCTTCTCAATGAAATGCAAAACTGAACAAAACTGTTTTTGAGAAATGAGAAAAAAAGGTTTAAAAGGCTCTAAGTAAACATGAACAGGTGGGTTGGTCGAATGGTTAGAAAACTGCTGCTTAAGGCGTCGTTTAGGATTTGCTGCATGCATTGCCTGACAATTTTCATATTATTCATGTCTCTGTTTTCATATTTGCCGAATTAATACATAAAGAGACCAAGACGGAAGAGGACGAATAGCAACAAGTTTCCTCCAGCGGCCTTGAAATAAAGCACATCGCTAAAGTTGACCTCCGGTCTACTGCCTAATGACTAAAATTTTGTGTTTTCTTTACCTTGGCCCGACCAGCTTTTTGTTTAAAACTGCGCCACGGGCAGCAGCCGGCCTACATTCACTCAGTTAGTGTGCAATTATGGAGAGCGGAGTGGCGGGCTCCGACATAGAAAAAGACAAATGAGAATAAATGTATTTTATACTAAACATTTATATTCTTGTATAGTTTAATCTACGATGTTATAGTCTTAACGAGTATAATTTACCTAGTTAGCATGGTTAACCACGTAACATCAGTGATAAATATTAGTTATAGTGTTACATATCTGTTGCATTGCTGCAATTTTAATAAAAATAACCCCATCAATTATTTTCAATTACTAAATAAACTATAGTGTGAATTATGTGTTGTGTGTGTGAGTGTTTATGTATATTTTATATCTTTTAGTGCCATGGTAGAGATATCTGAAACATACAGTCAAACAAAAATCTTAACAACGATTTCTAGTATGATGATGTATTCATAATTGTAGAATATACTAGAGTACTAAGTTGAACCATTAGCATTGATTATTGACCGGTTTTTTCAGGGTCAAATGTGTGTTGCAAGTTCTGGTCAGTTTAATAATAACTTGACACTATGTGTATGTTTTATACTTTATATTAAAATAACATCAGTTAATAGAGTTACCGATGGACATATAAATAACATCACTTGATACTTTATATTAAAAACGACCCTGAGTAAAAAAATGATGGGAAAACTAGCAACTACTGGCTCAAAAAGAAAAAACCATTTATTATAGGACAAAAATTATTGAAAAATAATTTTATGAAATAATAAAATTTACAAAATTTCATTTTAAAAATTCATTGATTTTAAATAGTGTTCAGAATTTAGAAAATATTTAAAAAATTTAAGAAATGTTCATactgattaaaaataaaaaatacatgGAACTAAAAGGTTCATGAAATTTTAAAAATACAAGTTCtttacaaaatcatatatttaatTAATAGTTCACGTATTTAAAACATTGTTTATTAATTAGAATAAGAATCATGTAGCAAAAAGATGTTCatggaagaaaaatagaaaaaaaggataGTTGGGTCAACCCAATACGCAGAGCCCTGTGCGTTACAACGACACGTGCAGGTCGGTGTGCCTTCTCATGCAGAAAACATTGACATTTATAACTTGGGCCATGTTCGTGGTATTTTTATGTCTGTTCTCCGTCAAACTCCTGCCTGCTAAACGGTGCCTCAACCTGGATTTTACAGTGACACCTCCAGAGCCGACAAGCTCCTCGGAAGTCAGAGCCACCCTAGAAGAACAATCAACGCTATGGAGCACGGAGCAACAACTTGTTTAACAGACAAAAGCTACAGATTTCAGGATGCACCGGAACTCGGCACAAGGAAAATCAAAGCATCAAACACCGGCAACACGAAACAAGCAGCACACAGGTGACACACAGGTGAACTAGTATATGAGCACGCCCAGGATGAAGCTCAAACGCTGTCTGATCAATGACTGTAGAGAAGTTTAAAAATTCACAGTATGTCAAGGAAGATGCACATTTCAGAACTCATATTGCATAGCACCAGGGTGCACATCATTACATTGTAGTGGAGAATACACCCAGCTTGATTATTATTCAGCTTATTTATTTGCCTTGATCGAATACTCGCAGTTTGTTATCTCAAACGTTTACACAATAACACATATGTACATCCACGAGAGCGCATACTTATCGGTGTATACATACAAGAACCATCTTGAGCTATGCCCCACCCTAGGGAAAAGAATTGCTTGAGCACACAAAACTGGCTATCTACACCAACTTGATGAGCAACACTAGCCTAGGGTTAGAGCACCATTTCGGAAACTGTACAAATGTCACTGCCCCAACCAACATTCATAAATAGCCAGACTAGACGCCGACAGGACCAGTACAAGGAGAACACAAGCGTCTCTCCGAAACAACTGAACCTTCTATGACGAATGGCTGATGCTCGCTCACTCACTCGTTACCCTGGAAAACGTAAATGGTCGCTGTTGAGATGCAGTACATTTTCAGGCCACAAGCATATGAACATGGAAAGAGACTGAATTCTTACATGGATGGGAGATGGCTACTCTGGGACCCGAGATTTTCCATGCCTTCAGGTTTATTTTCGTCTCCACCAGAACCATACGACGAGAGCAACTGCCTCTGCAATCAAAAGAAGGTAAATCGGACGGGCTTTCAGAACAATACACTGGAACAAATCAAGCAATGAAATGAATTAATTTGCATAGTTGTGTGCAAAATACATGCAATGCCGCTTATCAACACGGCTAATATGTACCAGGGGTTATCTTTGAAGACCACAAAATTGCGTCTTTGCAGGGTTGTTTAGGGAATAATTGTTTCATATATCATTTCTATGGTCAACGCATCATTACAGTTTAATGAAGATCAATGATCGCTCAGGAGTGTAATGCTTGAAAAAGATGGATACAGTTCAAATTCCATCAGATAGTCCGGGGGCAGAGATAATCAAAGCGTGCTAGGGCACTGTAGCTACCTGATGTGCTTCCATAGCACTAACAGACTTACTATGAACATATATATCAATATATCAAAGATGTTTATCAAAAATACATTTTTCCCACTAATAAGATGAACACTGGCAGCCCATAAAATTAACTATAACTAGTTGACCTTTTGAAAAAATTTCCCTAGCAAAAACATGGAACAAATGTTTTTAAGTGGTCGTTATACGGTACCATATTGATGAAATAAATTTGTGGCGCCTCTGTAAAGAGAGAAGAACAGAATGCGCTTCTCCTGTGTAGGCCTCAGAGAGAGGCGAGAGGGTGGGGTTGGGCTGGGCTGAGCTTTGCATcgtcttctttctttttctttttcttttttcattttgtgCTATAAGGCAAAGTTTTTTGCGCCTTTTTTCAATGTGTTTGCAAAGGGTCATAGACTTATACTAGGTTAGGAGTGTGCAGCGATTTAATTTGCTAGTGGCTCTGAGTCAACCTGCAGTCACACTAAGTCTTGTGATCTAATTTGTTGCCATACACCACAACTGTCATAAAGTTATGAAGGAGTTGGGTTGCCACAAAATGCATCACACATTTAAAACCTTAAACAAGATTTCAGCACACTGTGGATTGTCAGAGACCCATGACTTCAAAATCAGAATACCTAAGAAGGGGGTAAATCCATTTACATTATTGTTGTGAAGCATAAAGTGGAATTTTAGGGTGTCCTAGGAAGGAATATGACGTAACCTGACAATGCTAAAAATATCTGAAAACACAACTATCACAATAATCATTGCACTGGATCGAAGTATGGTGTGGTCAAGCACAAAGATAGTATGCAAGGACGAAGAAGCATTAGAACATCAATATAAGATGAAGAAAGAAGAAACAAAACTTACATGGGCCTCAAATTCTGGGTTAATCAAGTTCATGGATAGATTTCGCATGAGCAGTAGTACCTGTAGATTAGTCACTTCAACAGATCAATATTCAttgcaagtgaaaaggagaagtttGTGTGTGAAAAATACAGATAAGGATATGATAGTAATAAAATGCATGAACTCCAAGTCATGAATGGATAACGATGAAATGCAGTACAAGGAAATTTAACAAAACTAGAAGGAATGAGAGCATCAGGACCAAGGACTGTTTATTAAATGCAAAATGTAGGTGATCCTTCTTCGTAACTCGCACATATCTATTCTAACACATCACTGCAAGATTTTACAAACTCTACAAAACATTGTAACTTCTAATTTTTATTCTAATAACAGTGCTGGATAAGAGAATTATGACAAAACATTCAGAAACTATCTCTCCTATGACCATTGTTAATCAAAAGGCATGACTTTTTAGTCTTCTTTGGTAGTCAAACAAATATTTATACACGAAAACTATAGCCAAGACTACAGCCTAAACTAGCAAAAAGGAGTGGCAATTTGCCAGACACATACAGGAATTAGTTCCATTGAAATGGGAAAGCTAATATAATGGTGAAACAACAAAACTGTTATAATAAAAAAAAAGGCCTTAGAGCAAACATACCGTTTCCACATCAATAGGATCCATTGCCTTTAACCTCTGCAAATGTCCAGTTGTATCTGGATCGAATACACTTCCCAGGAAGTTGTATACCTGGGAAAAATCTGGCATAGCTGCACGTGTAACCAGGGAGCAGCAGAATTAAGAATACAGTGAGAAATAGAATCGATCTCACAGAGATTCTCTAGCTTAAGGTAATGTTTAAATAAGAAAAATATATCATACATTCCATAGTAGGTAAGAACTAAGCTGATGGCCTAGATAACAGTTGCGAGGATGGATTTGCTCGGCCTAAAGAGGAAACTTACCCCGCATCTGTGGCAGCACGTTTTCTTGTTCAACTGCTTCAGAGGTTGGCCACATTCCAGATTGGCTCTCTATACTGCTAGAGCAGTTATTTGTGGCAATGGCACTTGTAACTGCCAAACATGTGAAACTTCAGTACTTTCTTCATAAATCGTTAGTCTTCAATCGGCATTATGACAATAGTGAATAACAGACCTTGTGTAGGTTGAACAAGAGCATTGTCCCAGGAAGGCACCACGGCATTTGCATTTGTGCTTGGTACAACCATAGATGCATCCATAGACACATTAACACTATCTTGATCCctcggaggagggggaggaggagcaggttGTTGTGATAAAACAGCTTGGGATGCTACAGGGGCTAAACAAATTTTAGTTAGCAAGCGCTGAAGTGCTGAAGTAGAAACAGTTCACGCTGGAGACTAGAAAGTATAAACATGAACGGTAAGTACCAGTTTTAGAGGCCTTCTGCGGATATGGATGGGCTGCCTTACGCTTCGGCCGAGGCGGTGGTAAATGTTCGCCTGTACCGTTCTTTTGAACCTTCAAAAAGTACTTCTGTGCATGGCTCCTTATCTGTTACAGAAATTGCGCAGTGTGCCAAGAAGGTTTAGCACGCCAACTTTTTTTTTTCCTGATATTGTGATTTTAAACAATACAGGAGCGCGGCTTTTGTAATGAGACTCAACTTGTTTCACTAGTATAACCTGAGTGCACCAAAAGTTGAACAATTTGCTTATATAATAATGTGTGGTACACTAAATAAGGCTTGGCCAGCATTATTCAAATTTTTCTCAGTTAGCATTTGCAAGGAGTTGTAGATACTAAGATAGCTACCAACTATACCTGTATCACAGTTTTCGAGCCAACAAATGCTTCTATCTTTTTCCAATCACGATCAAACCTATAATAACAGACAAAAAGAAAGAGGTGAATCCCTTTATAGTAATACTGTCAGTTGCATACTCGCCACCTATAACTAATATAAATGTATAGCTGAACCCCTTGTCAAAATCACTTCCTTTTTCCCCCTCTCTTCCAAGCTGCAGGCAGATGGGCACCATGTGCTCCAATCAAGACCCAAAAGTATACAATCCCGGTGATACATCAGTTGGACATGAATCCTAACTTGCAAAAATTTCAATTAAACCTCCCCCAATGCCTTGAAACAAACATCGAATAAATAAAACACATCTGCCTTTTGTTAGTATGCACGCCCTCTGCTGCCCCTGAACCGAGCGCCAAATGCTTAATTGCTTATACCACATTTCAGCCAGAAAGCGAATCAAATCATAATCCAAGACTCTATGAAGAACCCAAAATGCTAGGCGTGGATGGAGAGTGCCTGGGGCCAGTTATAACGGATTCTGCAAGAATCTCACCCAATCCAGTAAGCCCGGCAGGCAATACCAATTAGGAATCGGCACGCTCGGCTCCACCCAAGATATACAGAGCAtctaaaacaaaaaaaaatcacatTTCGTGGGGCGGACGCGGAGACCGAATCCACCGGGACACGAGCGGCGCGGACAAAACAAAAGCCGGCGAGCACCGGCAGGGATCCGGCCGGCGCCGGCAGGCTTTACGGACCCAAGGCAATAGCAGGCACGAGGAGGGAGGGCGGGATGGATTGGGAGGAGGGCAGGGGGGCAACTCACAGCTGCAGCGCCTCGAGGAACTTGTCGTGCTCGGGCTCGGTCCAGCTCTCCCGGGACTTGGTGATGGTGTAGGGCTTCCTGACCTTCATCCTGGCGtcctccgcggccgccgcgtccgccGGCACGGCCATCGGCGGCCCCGCGGCCACCgccacctgctgctgctgctccttccCCTTCCCGCCTtttccgcctccccctccccctccgtcCCCGCCGCCCCCTCCCACGGCGGCCGCCGCGGCCTCAAGCGGCTTGGGCGCGGTGCTCATGGACACCATCCGACGGCAGACTCTCTCCGCTGACCGACCGACCGACTGCAGGCCTGTGGGCTGTGGTAGGTGCGCCGCGGGAGCTAGGGTTTCCGCCTccgactcctctctctctctctctctcactggtgCGCCTGCGTGTGGCCTGGCTGCTTGGGGAAGGGAATGGCCTGGGTCTGGATTCTGGAGTGGCTCGGGTCGGGCCGCtcgccttttcttttcttctttccggtgtggtgtggtgcgcgcgcgcgcgcgtgtcaGGGCCGAAAGATGGTCCTGTGCGgctgcgggcgggcgggcgggcgggcggacgTCTCTGGGCGCTTCGCCCGGCGTCCGGACGCCCGTGGCCACAAGCGTGGCCGGCCGGCCATGATGCGGTTCGCGCGCGCCGATGCGACCCACGTGGGCGTGTGCGGCCGCCGGGGGAGCGCCGCCCGGACCGGCCCCGGAAAGCCAGTTGGATTCGCTCCTCTTTTATTCCACTGGCAGTGTACGCGCCACGCGCCCACATTTTCTAACTCGTAGTAGTATCTTATTCTAACAGGTAAAAAATTTCTCAAAAAAACACAGGTCAAAAATATTTGCTCCCTCGGCcccaaaatataagagcatttttaatACTGACGGAGTAAAAACTTGTCCCTCCAAACCCCTTTCCCCCTTGCTACTTCGGCGGTTTCTGTCTCAATCTTTTGTGGGGGAGTTTCTCTTTGCCGAAAccaaaataaacaatttttatttCGAATCAGACTTGAAAGAACGACCCAAATCTGATTGGGGCTATTTTTAATGCGTTGGGCCGAAGCACGTCGCGGTGCACCTGATAGTCACATCTACTGGCTTTTGTGCTCCAGTTTTGCCTCTATCCTCTCACGTCCCCCTCATGCGTCGCTTGAGGCTCGGGAGCAGTACAAGTGTTGGGGTTGAGGCTGCCCGGTTCTTCGCACGGTGGTAGAGGGCGCCTCAACTCTTGAAGGCCAATAGGTGTAGTTGTTGTGAATTTGGGATTAATAAGCAGGTTACTCACATATGCAGCGCCTCGAGGAACCTATCGTGCTCGGGCTCGGTCCAGCTCTCGCGGGACTTGGTGATGGTGTAGGGCTTCCTGACCTTCCTGTCCCCCACCGGCCTGGGCGGCGCTGCGCCGATCAACGCCATCCGCCGGAGCAGAGACTCCTGTTCCAGGTCGGAGTTGCGGCCATGACTTCCGCCCACCTCGGCGACAACCACGACGCTCTGCTTCGTCTTTAGCTGCATTGGGTGGAGTGGCATAGTCGATGAGAACTAAGGGGACGGGCGGGGTCCCTCCCTTGTTGTGTTCTTTTGGGGCGGGCGCGGTGCGTGCATGCAGTTTGTCCGAGGGGCTAGAAGCGAAGCCAATGGGCATGTTAATAAGTAGGCGGATGGAGCCTTCTTCCTCCATGCTGCTGCTGGTGTGTTGGGTCATACGCTTCGCGctcccgatgatgatgatgacgacgacgacaactACGATGATGCCTTTCTCTTCCTCGCCGCGCACGCAACACTGCGTGCATGTCCCTCGGCGGAGCGCTGCCTGGGCCGACCTCCAAAAAAGGTTGCCGAGCTTCGCTCCACGGCGGCTGCAAGGGATCGCCCGGACGAACGGCTTATGATATATGAGTGTCACGCGAGTGTGGAGTTTCTGCCAAGTCCATGACGTCCATGGCCGAACGGGGAGCAACAGCATGCCATCCGGTGCCTACAGTGACATGGGGCTAACAAACTTCCTGCTTTTCATGTGCTTATTAAGAGCAACCGCAACTCCAACAGTGGATAAAAAACGCAGCCGAAAGAAGGAGGAAAATCAGATTTTTGTTTACGACAA
This genomic window contains:
- the LOC123157324 gene encoding protein REVEILLE 8 isoform X1; the protein is MVSMSTAPKPLEAAAAAVGGGGGDGGGGGGGKGGKGKEQQQQVAVAAGPPMAVPADAAAAEDARMKVRKPYTITKSRESWTEPEHDKFLEALQLFDRDWKKIEAFVGSKTVIQIRSHAQKYFLKVQKNGTGEHLPPPRPKRKAAHPYPQKASKTAPVASQAVLSQQPAPPPPPPRDQDSVNVSMDASMVVPSTNANAVVPSWDNALVQPTQVTSAIATNNCSSSIESQSGMWPTSEAVEQENVLPQMRAMPDFSQVYNFLGSVFDPDTTGHLQRLKAMDPIDVETVLLLMRNLSMNLINPEFEAHRQLLSSYGSGGDENKPEGMENLGSQSSHLPSMVTSE
- the LOC123157324 gene encoding protein REVEILLE 6 isoform X2 gives rise to the protein MVSMSTAPKPLEAAAAAVGGGGGDGGGGGGGKGGKGKEQQQQVAVAAGPPMAVPADAAAAEDARMKVRKPYTITKSRESWTEPEHDKFLEALQLFDRDWKKIEAFVGSKTVIQIRSHAQKYFLKVQKNGTGEHLPPPRPKRKAAHPYPQKASKTASQAVLSQQPAPPPPPPRDQDSVNVSMDASMVVPSTNANAVVPSWDNALVQPTQVTSAIATNNCSSSIESQSGMWPTSEAVEQENVLPQMRAMPDFSQVYNFLGSVFDPDTTGHLQRLKAMDPIDVETVLLLMRNLSMNLINPEFEAHRQLLSSYGSGGDENKPEGMENLGSQSSHLPSMVTSE